The genomic stretch TTGCTCCAGAACTTACTCTTGAAAATATAAAACAGGCGTGGCCACAAATTTTAGAAAAACTCTCAGGAGCACTTCTTCGAATGGCCCTCAGAAATGCTGAAATTAGTGCGATTCAGGGAAATACCCTTACCCTCAGATTTCCGGCATCTACCTGGAAAGACCAAGTCGAAAAAACACAAAACATGCAGGAATTTCTTGCTGCATTTGAAGAAGTTTTTTCTCGAAAAATCGAAATTGAATCCGTTGTTACCGGCGTTCAATTAGAACCAACTGTTGTAGAGTCCAGTAAAAAACAGAAAGAGGAAGAATGGAATCCACTCGAAGCATTTCAGGAAATTATGGGAGGAAAAGCGAAAAAGGTGGAAAAAGGGGAATAATCAACTTTGAAAGCGGTGAAATGTGAATTGAAAAAGATAGATATTATTCTCGCACAAATTGCTCTACCATTTCTAAGAATTCAGTTTTTGCCTCAGAGAGAAGCTCTGAAGAACAGTTTTTGGGAGCTTGAAAATACACGAGAACATCTCTCGTTTTTTCGGTAGTTTTTGTGCTATCACATTGAAGACTGTCGAGTCTACAAGCAATTTTTTTGTCATCACAGAAAAAAGCATATTCTCCCTTCTGTATTTTTTGAGCTGTATCCGTATTTAAAGGAATAAATTCCTCTTCGCCTGTCGTAATGTCAATTTTCGCACTTTTTTTTGGAAAAAACTCAAGATCATGTGCTCCTGCAGAGAGACCTTTCTTCAAAGAAATGATGTTATAAATATCCACAATAGTGTTAATACTGGGCAATTTTCCATTTTTTTCCACAAGTGAAGCGAGGAACACGGGACCTGATGGAAACTTTTCAGGAGACACTCCACATTTTTCTTTAATTGCATTCTGTTCATCAATTATCATTTTCCATTGTTTGTTATTTCTTCCTCCACTTTCTCTCCATTCCTCTACAGTTTGCTTCATAGCTTTTTGAAGCGTTCTTGAAGATTTTTTTACGTGAATATTCTCAAGAATTATATATTCTGCTTGAATTCCGAGTTTTTCTGCTGCTCTGGAAATCGTAAATTTGAAATCTAAAAAACGGTTTTTCTTTTGAGAAGATTGTTCCTTCGGGAGAGAGAACAAAGTCTGTTCCTCAAGCTTTTCAATTCTCGGAAAAAGCATCATTCCTTCTCCAAATATTCCTTCTCCGTTCCCAAACATCTGCTTCATCTTTTCTGATGTTTCTGGCAAAAATGGTTCGAGATTTCGTGCAACCCACACAATAGTAACGAGGAAATTGGCGAGCACTTTTCGTGCGTGTTCGGGATTTTCAGTAATCAGCAGCCATGGCTTCAGTTCGTCCATAAGTTTATCTAAAGCGTCTACGACATAAAAAATACTTCCCAGACCTTCATGGAGTGAAAATTTCGACATGGCATTATAAAGACCGGCTTCGGCTGCGACTAAGAGTCCTGCAAAATCCTCAAATAATTCATCGGGGAGAGTAAAGACGCGATTTCTGGAGCAGAGCGTATAGATTCGAGAAGACAAATTCCCAAGACCATTTGCAAGTCCAGATTGGTAGATTTCATCAAATCTTTTTCGAGAGAAATCTGCATCCCGACCAAGAGGAACTTCCCGGATGAGGAAATACCTCAGGGCATCAGCACCGTATTTCTCCACTTCCGAAAATGGATCTACCACATTCCCAATACTTTTTGACATTTTCTGTCCTTCGCTTGTGAGAAAGCCATGAACAAGGATCTTATCAGGAATTTTAACTCCAGCAGAAAGCAGCATTCCAATCCATATTCCCGCATGAAATCGCAAAATATCTTTCCCAATAATATGCAGTACTTCTCCATCATTCCAAAATTTTAAAAAGAGTTTTTCATCACCTCCATATCCAAGTGCAGAAATGTAGTTTGTCAGTGCGTCACACCAGACATACATGGTTTGCGATGGATCACCCGGAACAGAAACTCCCCAAGGAAGCTTTTCTGTAGGGCGTGAAAAGGAAACATCGAAAAGTCCTGATTTCGCAAGATTCAGAATTTCAGTTTTTCGGAATTCGGGAATAATTTCCAGAGTGTTTGATTCGATCAAATCGGCAATTTTCTGTGAATATTTAGAAAGTGTAAAAAAATAATTTTCCTCAGAAATCATCTCCGGCTTTCTCTTGTGATTCGGACATTCTCCTTTTTCATCGAGATCTTTTTCCGTCATAAAGGCTTCGCATCCATAGCAATAAAGCGCTGAGTACTGCCTTTTTTCAATA from Candidatus Peregrinibacteria bacterium encodes the following:
- a CDS encoding methionine--tRNA ligase is translated as MTQEKPFYVTTSIAYVNAAPHLGFAMESIEADVVARWMRFQNRETYFLTGTDEHGVKIANTAKGLGMTEKELCDKNSERYRDLKSALSLSNNDFIRTSDQKKHWPGTHKLWKLMAKNGDIEKRQYSALYCYGCEAFMTEKDLDEKGECPNHKRKPEMISEENYFFTLSKYSQKIADLIESNTLEIIPEFRKTEILNLAKSGLFDVSFSRPTEKLPWGVSVPGDPSQTMYVWCDALTNYISALGYGGDEKLFLKFWNDGEVLHIIGKDILRFHAGIWIGMLLSAGVKIPDKILVHGFLTSEGQKMSKSIGNVVDPFSEVEKYGADALRYFLIREVPLGRDADFSRKRFDEIYQSGLANGLGNLSSRIYTLCSRNRVFTLPDELFEDFAGLLVAAEAGLYNAMSKFSLHEGLGSIFYVVDALDKLMDELKPWLLITENPEHARKVLANFLVTIVWVARNLEPFLPETSEKMKQMFGNGEGIFGEGMMLFPRIEKLEEQTLFSLPKEQSSQKKNRFLDFKFTISRAAEKLGIQAEYIILENIHVKKSSRTLQKAMKQTVEEWRESGGRNNKQWKMIIDEQNAIKEKCGVSPEKFPSGPVFLASLVEKNGKLPSINTIVDIYNIISLKKGLSAGAHDLEFFPKKSAKIDITTGEEEFIPLNTDTAQKIQKGEYAFFCDDKKIACRLDSLQCDSTKTTEKTRDVLVYFQAPKNCSSELLSEAKTEFLEMVEQFVRE